In the Lepidochelys kempii isolate rLepKem1 chromosome 4, rLepKem1.hap2, whole genome shotgun sequence genome, AAAAAACCAACTCTGAAACTGTGACTTGGGTATTCTCAATATTCCTGTAAGATATTGATGGTCTCAAAAAAGTAGTGTCTGATTTGTGCAGGACTTACAACTACCTTCATAATAGGCCAACAATGAATATTATTTGCAACAGGGGAAGTCAATCATCCATGTTTATCTACTACAGGTTAtttactaagccctggtctacactaggactttaggtcgaatttagcaacgttaaatcgatttaaacctgcacccgtccacacagtgaagccctttatttcgacttaaagggctcttaaaatcgatttccttactccacccctgacaagtggattagcgcttaaatcgacgttcccagcttgaatttggggtactgtggacacaattcgatggtattggcctccgggagctatcccagagtgctccattctgaccgctctggacagcactctcaactcagatgcactggccaggtagacaggaaaagaaccgcgaacttttgaatctcatttcctgtttggccagcgtggcaagctgcaggtgaccatgcagagctcatcagcacaggtgaccatgatggagtcccagaatcgcaaaagagctccagcatggaccgaacgggaggtacgggatctgatcgctgtttggggagaggaatccgtgctatcagaactccgttccagttttcgaaatgccaaaacctttgtcaaaatctcccagggcatgaaggacagaggccataacagggacccgaagcagtgccgcgtgaaactgaaggagctgaggcaagcctaccagaaaaccagagaggcgaacagccgctctgggtcagagccccaaacatgccgcttctatgatgagctgcatgccattttagggggttcagccaccactaccccagccgtgttgtttgactccttcaatggagatggaggcaatacggaagcaggttttggggacgaagaagatgatgatgaggagaaggttgtagatagctcacagcaagcaagcggagaaaccggttttcccgacagccaggaactgtttctcaccctagacctggagccagtaccccccgaacccacccaaggctgcctcctggacccagcaggcggagaagggacctctggtgagtgtaccttttaaaatgctatacatggtttaaaagcaagcatgtgaaaggattactttgccctggcatttgcggttctcctagatgtagtcctaaagcctttgcaaaaggtttctggggagggcagccttatttcgtccttcatggtaggacactttatcactccaggccagtaacacatactcgggaatcactgtagaacaaagcattgcagtgtatgtttgctggcattcaaccaaaatccgttctttatctctctgtgttatcctcaggagagtgagatataattcatggtcacctggttgaaatagggtgcttttcttcaggggacactcagtatagcccattcctgctgggctgtttgcctgtggctgaacagaaatgttccccgctgttagccacagggaggggggaaggttgagggggtagtcacgcggtgggaggaggcaaaatgcgaccttgtaacgaaagcacatgtgctatgtatgtaatgttaacagcaaggtttaccctgaaagagtgtagcgactgttttataaaatgtgtctttttaaataccgctgtcccttttttttttctccaccagctgcatgtgtttcaatgatcacaggatcttctccttcccagaggctagtgaagcttagaaagaaaaaaaaacgcactcgcgatgaaatgttctccgagctcatgctgtcctcccacactgacagcatagacgaatgcgtggaggcaaataatgtcagagtgcaggaaagcacaaaatgaccgggaggagaggtggagggctgaagagagtaagtggcgggctgaagagagggctgaagctcaaatgtggcggcagcgtgatgagaggaggcaggattcaatgctgaggctgctgcaggaccaaaccagaatactccagtgtatggttgagctgcagcaaaggcagctggagcacagactgccactgctgcccctctgtaaccaaccgccctcctccccaagttccatagcctccacacccagacgcccaagaacgcggtgggggggcctccggccaaccagccactccacaacagaggattgcccaaaaaaaagaaggctgtcattcaataaattttaaagttgtaaacttttaaagtgctgtgcttaaagtgctgtgtggcattttccttccctcctccaccacccctcctgggataccttggtagtcatctccctatttgtgtgatgaatgaataacgaatgcatgactgtgaagcagcaatgactttattgcctctgcaagcggtgattaaagggaggaggggagggtggttagcttacagggaagtagagtgaaccaaggggcggggggtttcatcaaggagaaacaaacagaactttcacactgtagcctggccagtcatgaaactggttttcaaagcttctctgatgcgtaccgcgccctcctgagctcttctaaccgccctggtgtctggctgcgcgtaaccagcagccaggcgatttgcctcagcctcccaccccgccataaacgtctcccccttactctcacagatattgtggagcacacagcaagcagtaataacagtgggaatattggtttcgctgaggtctaagcgagtcagtaaactgcgccagcgcgcctttaaacgtccaaatgcacattctaccaccattctgcacttgctcagcctgtagttgaacagctcctgaccactgtccaggctgcctgtgtacggcttcatgagccatggcattaaggggtaggctgggtccccaaggatacatataggcatttcaacatccccaacagttattttctggtctgggaagaaagtcccttcctgcagcttttgaaacagaccagagttcctgaagatgcgagcgtcatgcacctttcccggccatcccacgttgatgttggtgaaacgtcccttgtgatccaccagagcttgcagcactatcgaaaagtaccccttgcggtttatgtactcgccggcttggtgctctggtgccaagatagggatatgggttccgtctatagccccaccacagttagggaatcccattgcagcaaagccatccactatgacctgcacatttcccagggtcactacccttgatatcagcagatctttgattgcgtgagctacttgcatcacagcagtccccacagtagatttgcccactccaaattgattcctaactgaccggtagctgtctggcgttgcaagcttccacagggctatcgccactcgcttctcaactgtgagggctgctctcatcctggtat is a window encoding:
- the LOC140910404 gene encoding myb/SANT-like DNA-binding domain-containing protein 2, whose product is MQSSSAQVTMMESQNRKRAPAWTEREVRDLIAVWGEESVLSELRSSFRNAKTFVKISQGMKDRGHNRDPKQCRVKLKELRQAYQKTREANSRSGSEPQTCRFYDELHAILGGSATTTPAVLFDSFNGDGGNTEAGFGDEEDDDEEKVVDSSQQASGETGFPDSQELFLTLDLEPVPPEPTQGCLLDPAGGEGTSAACVSMITGSSPSQRLVKLRKKKKRTRDEMFSELMLSSHTDSIDECVEANNVRVQESTK